From the Primulina tabacum isolate GXHZ01 chromosome 15, ASM2559414v2, whole genome shotgun sequence genome, one window contains:
- the LOC142527352 gene encoding uncharacterized protein At4g06598-like: protein MANSKGPPTIRSMMYNGKNSLLPPKIPFPSISPAYAEYIPGSTIGSKALPKPRDANPHHQRTSSESVLMEEQPSWLDDLLDEPETPVCKGGHRRSSSDSFAYIDTTHFGSMNYIGQDDNKLKILSPLPSWGSQDNDIYGDMQLGSFYTDPISLGIIMNKKWDIPVGSFTPAHGLPTLRGNPVVPNFVSLCTSQDADWNSSPSIEKQDPVETGAQDPKGAAYEKKDASQAMSSSSETDTKRAKQQFAQRSRVRKLQYIAELEINVQALQAKSSEVSAELKFLNQQNLILNMENKALKQRLESLSQEQLIKYLEHEMLDREVGRLQSLYQQQTSLPQQHQISSSHQRASSKEVAQKFSNLSLKLKEPRPGRDSIPRQLYI from the exons ATGGCGAATTCCAAGGGACCCCCCACCATTAGAAGTATGATGTACAACGGGAAGAATTCCTTGCTTCCCCCTAAAATTCCATTTCCTAGCATATCTCCAGCGTATGCTGAGTATATCCCTGGTTCAACGATTGGTTCAAAAGCTCTTCCTAAGCCGAGGGATGCAAATCCGCACCATCAACGCACTTCCTCGGAAAGCGTGTTAATGGAAGAACAACCATCATGGCTCGATGATCTCCTTGATGAGCCAGAGACCCCTGTATGTAAAGGAGGTCATCGCCGCTCATCAAGTGATTCCTTTGCATATATAGACACAACTCATTTTGGAAGCATGAATTACATTGGTCAAGATGATaacaaattgaaaattctatctCCATTGCCTTCTTGGGGATCTCAAGATAATGACATTTATGGTGATATGCAGCTCGGTTCTTTTTATACAGATCCTATTTCTTTGGGAATAATCATGAACAAGAAATGGGATATACCTGTTGGTTCATTTACACCTGCTCATGGGCTTCCTACTCTTAGGGGCAATCCCGTTGTTCCCAATTTTGTGTCGTTGTGCACTTCGCAAGATGCTGATTGGAATTCATCTCCTTCAATTGAGAAACAAGATCCCGTTGAAACTGGTGCACAGGATCCAAAAGGTGCTGCCTATGAGAAAAAGGATGCATCCCAGGCCATGTCTTCATCATCAGAAACCGACACAAAACGTGCCAAGCA GCAATTTGCTCAACGTTCAAGGGTTCGAAAACTTCAATACATAGCTGAACTTGAAATTAATGTCCAAGCTCTACAG GCAAAAAGTTCTGAAGTCTCTGCTGAGCTCAAATTCCTCAACCAGCAaaatctcattttgaatatggaGAATAAGGCACTGAAGCAACGTTTGGAAAGTTTATCTCAGGAGCAGCTTATCAAGTATC TGGAGCACGAAATGCTGGATAGAGAAGTTGGAAGACTACAAAGCTTGTATCAGCAACAAACTTCACTCCCACAACAGCACCAGATATCTTCTAGCCATCAACGTGCCAGCAGCAAAGAGGTCGCTCAAAAGTTTTCTAATCTTTCTCTGAAACTCAAGGAACCGAGACCTGGTCGTGACTCTATACCCAGACAACTTTATATCTAG